DNA sequence from the Bacillus pumilus genome:
TCAGCGACTTTTCGGCTTCTGAATCCGCCGTATTCTCTTGCCAAATGAAGCGGCATCTCAAAGTGAGACAGTGTAATCACAGGCTCGATGCCATGCTTGAGCAGTTCATCAAATACATCATCATAGAATTGTAAACCTGCTTCATTCGGTTCCGCTTCATCTCCCTTTGGGAAAATTCGGCTCCAGCCGATCGATGTACGCAAGCATTTTAACCCCATTTCGGCAAACATCGCGATATCTTCCTTGTAACGATGGTAGAAATCGATTGCTTCATGATTCGGATAAAATTTGCTGTCTTCTATCGTCTCCGTAATTTGTCTCGGTACTCCGTGAGCACCAGCTGTCATTACATCCACAACACTTGGGCCTTTTCCTGCTTCATTCCATCCACCTTCGAATTGATGTGCAGCTAATGCTCCGCCCCATAGAAAATCTTTTGGTAATGTCATTATATATTCCTCCTATTTCACAATTGTGATCATGTCGTCCGTTGGCTGTATCACCACTAGTATATGTACATTATAATTATACCGGTACAATTTATCAATACATATATAATTTTAATCGACATATCAAAGAAAAATCGGTATGTGCTATAATCAAAGAAAATAAATCGTGAAAACAAAGAGGAATGGCTATGTTAAAGTATCAACAAATTGCGAGCGATATTGAAAAATATATTGTCATCCATGAGCTGCAGCAAGGGGACAAGCTTCCTGTACTTGAAACCCTCATGAGCCAATTTGCTGTGAGCAAAAGCACCATTATCAAATCGTTAGACCTACTCGAAAGAAAAGGAATTATCTATCAAGTGAGGGGCAGCGGCATCTTTGTTCGAAGACACAGACGCAAGGGCTACATCAGCCTTTTATCCAACCAAGGGTTTAAAAAAGATTTAGAGGAATTTCAACTGACTTCAGAGGTTTTAATGCTAGACACCATCAAACCGCCTGAAGAAGCAGCGCTTAATTTGAATATTGAACAAGATGAGGATGTTTTTTACCTCAAACGCATCCGTTACATCAATGGACAAACCTTATGTCTAGAAGAATCCTATTACCGAAAAACCATCATTCCCTATCTCAACACAGAAATTGCCGCTGATTCTGTTTTTAAATTCATCAGTGAAGGCCTTGGGCTCAAAGTCGGCTTTTCCGATATGTACTTGCAAGTAGGCAAACTGAATGAAACCGAAGCAAAACACCTCGGCCTCAAACAAGACGATCCCGCTCTCCGCGTCGAGACGGTCTTTCATCTTACAAACGGCCAGCCTTTCGACTTCTCGAAAATCACATATAACTACATGCAATCCCAATTTTTTATTCAGGCGAATAATTATTATGGGTGATGGAAAAGACCCCTCATAGCTGAGGGGTCTTTTAAAGTGGACATATTATTTGTAATAGTTATAGTCATTAAACGTTGCTATCATATCTTCTTGTGTTCCTTTCTTTCCACGATTCGTATTAAAATATAATGTTCCGTCATCAAAATCGACAGCTTCTATTTCAAAAAGAGTAAATGCACTGCTCGTAATTCGGAATGAAAGGTCTTTTCTCGTAAACAATTCTTTTGAAAAATCCTTTGTAGGTGTCTCCTTTTGCTCTTTGATCATTTGATTAATATTTAGCGGATATGTGAGAATAACACTCACATTAGAAGCTCCTCCGTTAGTAGCCGGTTTAGATAAAGGTACATATAATGTTCCTTGGTAGAATGAGATTCCTTGAAGAATGTATTTGGACACATCGACCACTGATTGGTTTACGACAGCTTTTGTATAATTTAATGCAAATGTTGCCTCATATTCAAACTGCCCTTTCTTGTCATTGAAATTCCCAATAAAAAAGCGATTGCCAGACCTTACAATAAACTTATCGGTTCCAACAGAATATGTGATGCCCTAATTGATAAATTCGTCCCTTGGTACTGCAGAACATAGGATTTAGCCACTTTGTACGTATTTTTCTTCGTGTTCACACTTAACTTCACTATCTTTTTTACATACTTTACACCATCGGTCATCGGCGCTACATACAAGCTAACTTGTTCATCACCTTTTTGAGCTTTCACAGCTAGGTCATTCGCATGTCCTAAATCATTGCTAGTACTATTGGTGTCAGAGTTTTTAAGGAGCTTAACAGTTCTTTTGCTAGACGAGGTGTTCATTTTTATCGCGTACAATTGCGTCAGATGGTTTGACGTATTTATTTTTGCAGAATAAATCGTATTATTATTACGATCTACAGCCATCCCTTGCATAGAAGTGTAAAATCCAGAACCAGACATTGCAGAATACGTTGTATACGTGTTGAAGTATCCTGATTGAGCCTGAACAGTAGTAGACCACATACTGCACAAAAAGATGACAGCCATTGAAATGATAATCTTTATTTTTTTCAAAAAATCACGCTCCTATCAATGAAATTTGTATCATTTAGCTATTTAAAAAATCGCCACCCTAAATGAATGGCGATTGAACACTCTACTTTTCAGCCTGAAACTTCTTTACTGTCTTATTACTTTCCGACATGCCTTTCCCAGTGACGGTGAAGTAAAGCTTTCCACCCTTGGCACCTAGTTGTTTAAAAGTGACTTTCACAACCTTGCCTTTAGAAGCCGTTGATTTTCCAATCAGCTTCCCTGATGAATGATAGATTTTGACAACATCTTGTTTCGCTAATTGACTGATCGTGACAACGTCTTTTTTCTTCTTGTTGTTCACGATTTTGATTTGATTGCTTTTTAGCGAAGTAGATGGTTCGCCTTTAAAAGAAATGGCTTGCTTTCCGCTTTCCAGCATCTTATCTCCGCTACGCGTCACATACACTTTGCCGCTCTTAGCCCCTACTTGTTTAACGTACAATTTGATAGAGGAACTGTTCGCTGGTTTTGATGTGGCAAGTAGTTTTCCATTTGTTGAGTAAACTTTGATGACATCTTTTTTCTTGATCTTACTCACTGTAATGACATCTTTTTTATTTTTAAGATTATTGATTTTGACTTGATTGGCTTTTAAAACATTCGATTTTTCACCCTGATAACGAATGGATACTCGATTGCTCTCTTTTAAACCAGGCTCTTTCATACTGATATAAAGTGTTCCATTTGTTTGTCCTAATTGTTTCAAGGAAATCGTCATGTTCGAGCTAGATGCAGTTTGTTGAGCAATTGTTTTTACACCAGAAGCTTGTTTAAAGATTTTAATGACGGATTGTTTTTTGATTCCTTTTATCATCACCGTATCGTTTTTTCCTTTGTTGTTTGTCACTTTCACTTGAGATGATAGAAGTGGAGATGTGACGACTTTTTTAACAGTAACAGCTGGCAGGGCAACCTTTCTCTTTCCACTTTGCAACGTGATGGTCACTTTAGATCCTTCCGTTAATTTCCCTGTTTTTAATTTGAAGTTTTTTCCTGGCGTAATGGCAAACGGTCCATATTTCTTTTTCGTTATGCTTGAGCTGAGTTTCGACATCGCTCTTATTGTGTTATTCGTTGAATCAGTTTGCACCTCTACAACAGCTTGATCACCAAACGTACTAATGCCATTAATGGTATCACTTGAATCATCGATTTCTTCCACAAAAACTTTCTGTACATCTTCCTGAGATTGATCCGTTTCATTTGGGTTATCTGCAATGAACGACTTGACTGTAATTAAGTCACCACCGATTAATTTTGAAACAGGAACATCATAGACGCCATTAGAGTCTGCCTGACCTTCCCCAATGACTCTGCCTTCTCCATCTAAAATATTGATCATACTTTTAGGAGTTGCGGTTCCACCCACTGAAGTTGAAAGCTGAGTAAATGGATCAATAGTTGGGGCCGTTGATCTAAGTCGGAAAGTGGTCTCATGCAAAGCATTATCATAAGAGGGTTCCATCACTTGAAATTCACTTTGATCTAATGCTTTTATTGTGTTTTTGTCCACACTCAATTCAAAGTTGCCATCACCATCTGCAGTAATCGTTTGGATGACTTCACTTGATTTTTGATTTTTAAAGACGATCTTTGCATAAGGAATTCCCGTTTGGCCTTTCACTGATTTAGACCATTTTGTCGTAGGAATAAGTGAGATTTTCTTAGGATTAACAATTTTTTTGTAAACGTCGATATTGCTGCCAGTCGTCATTTTCACTGTTAGAAATGTGCCTGCATTTAGGACAGGTAGCTTTAAATGAATGGCATCATTGAATATGCCTGAAGCAATCACTTTGCCATCTTTCATGACCTCTACTTTTGTGTTCTTCACCGTTTTCCCAGTTAGCTCCTGAGAAGTATCATATATCGGATCTAATGAGGTAAAAGATTCCTTGAAAACATACACTTTGTTTGAAGAAAGCTTTGTCCCATTTTGGTCATACGTATCTAACTCCACCGTTTGGCCTGAACTAATGTTCCAAGAAAACAACTTAAAGTTTCCGTTACTATCTGCTTTTGCGTAGTGCATATATTTAGATTTCCAGTTACTCGGAACACCCCAATCTACGAATGCAACGATTGCGTTTGGCGCTGTTTTACCTGTTAGATAATTATCACCATATTGATAACGATCAATCGTTGTTTTCGTTCCACCCTCTGCGGCACTCACATTTTCCTGTATATTGAAAGTTAACATCATCATACAGAGAATAGAAGCTACTATTTTCAGGACTATTTTCATAAAGTTATCCTCTTTTCCTATTAATGTTTTAATATACAAATATTATACATTTTATCCAAAGTAGGCACAAGAGTTAATATCGTGACTAAAGACTTATCTAATTACTATTTTAATAGATACTGTGAATTTCAAACTCTTACATGAAAACTTCCGATTTAAAGTATCAAAAAGATTCATTTTACGAATGCATTGAACAAACTTATGATAAACGTAACAAGAATGTACAGGAGGATTCATTATATGAGAGATATTAGGGTGTACCACGTCGATGCATTTACAACTGAGAAATTTGGAGGAAATGCTGCTGGGGTCGTGTTGGATGGTGATCTTTTAACGGAGGATGAGATGCAGAATATCGCCAAGGAGTTCAATTTACCGGAATCTGTCTTCTTGCTGCCTGCACATGATAAAGAAGCTGATTATCGGGTCAAATACTTCACACCGACGGAAGAGGTCAATTTCTGCGGGCATGCGACTGTTGGATTGACTTGGCTTTTGGCGACGGAGCTTGGGCTGGCAAAAGAGAATACAGGGGTCGTGTTAGAAACAAAAATTGGCAATGTTCCTGTTGTGTGGCACGAAGAAAATGACAAGGTCGTTGATGTAGAAATGACGCAGGTGACACCGAAGACGCGAGATTTTGTCATCGATTTAGAAGAGCTGAGTGACATGCTTGGTGTCAGCAGTGACCGCATTGATCCATCTTATCCTATCAAATTAGCAAACACCGGAAACTGGCATCTTCTCGTTCCGATGAAGCACCAACAGGACATTGACCAAGCGACACCGAACTTAGCCGCTTTAGGGAAAATGAATAAAGAACAGAATATCACGACGACTCACCTTTATACATTTCATACCACAAAAGAAGTTGATCTTTACACGAGGGATTTTGCACCTGGAATTGGGATACCCGAAGATCCGGTGACAGGGGCAGCAAACGGAGCATTGGCCGGCTATCTTTATTTGGAAGGTATCATTTCTCAGCAAGAAACCACTCTCCTGCATATTGCCCAAGGGAATGCCATCGGCAGACCTGGCATCCTTCGTATCACGGTCATTCCGAATGAATCAAAGCCTGTGATCAAAGTGGCAGGCGCGGCGGTTATCACTATTCGCGGCGTGTTGACTTTATAAACCATCAGCTTGAATGGGAGACATCTCGTTCAAGCTGATTTTACTTGAAATGATCTTTGACGACTTCGATCCATCTTTTAGCCGATGGTGATGCTGCTTTGAATGATTTGAACGCCAAGTTGATCTCACGATATACGCTTGTCTCAAGTGGAATGACTTTCGTATGAGACATCTGCGGCGCCAAAATTAATGTCGGAATGATGGTCATTCCGAGCCCTTCTTGAACCATAGAAATGAGCGTATTATTGTCTCCAATTTCAAACAAAACATGAGGCTTCACGCCTCTTTCTTTTAATAATTTCTTAATGAGCAGGTCACAACCCGCCTTTGGCATAATGAATGATTCATCATGTAACGAGTCAACTTCTATCACTTTCTTCGTATTGAAGCGATGCTCCTCTTGCATGAGCACCACCAATTCATCTTGAAAAAGCGGAACGGTTTCAAATTCTCTCGATGGCTGCGTTAAAAAACCAACATCAACCGTGCCAGACGCAATCCAATCCTCAATCTCCTCATAACCACCTTCATATAACTCTACCTGGATATTGGGATACCCTTTGGTAAAACGGTGAATCAGCTGCGGAAGCATTTTTGAAGAAAAACTAGAGAACGTTCCGATCTTGATACTCCCCACTTCCATCCCTTGAATCAACGCCGCCTCCTGTTCAAGCAATGACGCATGATGAATGATTTGCCGAATATGCGGCATCACCCGCTCACCTGCGTCCGTTAACGCCAGCCCGTTTCGATTCCGCCGAAGCAGCACAATCCCCAATTCCGACTCAAGCTTCGCAATATTATGACTGACTCCAGACTGCGTTAGTCCAAGCTTCTCCCCGGCTTTTGTAAAACTGCCGCACTCGACGACTGTTAGAAATACTTTGTATTGGAATGTGATCAGTTTGGTCACCTCACTTATTAATTCGTCGTTGTCGACGACGAAGACCTAGACGCTGCTTCATCAGCCTTCACACAATCAATCGCAACAACGAGCGCAATCATCACAGGCTCCATTTCTTCTTTCAAAATATCAACCTTATAACTATCTCCCCATGTAAACCATTCCTTCTTCACCTGGCCGATCACTTCGCCGCTTTGCAACACTTGGAAATTCATATCCCACCAGTTACCCTGCACTTCTACACCCGCAGCATCAATTGAATATTTTGCTTTAAAGAACGTAAACTCTTTTTTGATCGTCAATACCTCTTGACCACCAACTTCTACTAAAAACTTCGGTAAAAAGCTAAACATTTTCTTCGTAATCACAGCGATTTCATCTCGTTCTGTATTCAAAATGGTAAACGTCTTCGGCACCTTCATAAAGCTGCCCTCGACCACATACACATCATTCTCCTGCTGATCTTTTACCGTAAATCTGCCGCTCAGACTAAATACTTTCTGCTTCATGTAAAGCTGCTTCATAAGTACCTCCCTCTACTCAAATGACAACTTCATTAAAGTTTATCATACAGAAAAAGGCCCAGATAACCCAGCTGTAAATTTCTTCACAAAAACTGTATCAAACTAAGCGTTTTCCCCATTCATTTTCTTTTTAAAAGCAAAAATGGAGATAGCTACTATCACAACCATATATCCAATCACCCACCAGAGATGCAGTGAAATTGATGCATAGTCTCCAGAAATGGCAGCTCTGCTAGCGTCTACTGCATGAGCAAATGGAAGTGCGTATGCAATATCTTTGAACCAGCCTCCTACTAAATTCAAATCAAACCATGTACCACTTAACCATGCGCTAATATTAGTCAATAGTGCACCACAAATACCACCAACCTGTTTGTCGTTAAATATACTTCCTACTAAGAGTCCTATTCCGATAAACAGTAAAGATGTTGGTAGAAGGACAAGAATTGATAGCAACACATTGGCACTCAAAGGTAATTCTAAGAAGAGTGCTGCGATAAAGCCAATGATAACTTGAACAATTGCTATGGGTATGAGCGGGACAATATACCCTACAATGTAGTCTGAGGCAGAAAGAGGTGTAGTAAACAATCGCATCAAAAATGAGGTGCTCCGATCTTTAGCTATTAACATTCCAGAGAATAGTGAGATAAAAGAAAGGCCGAAAACAGCTATGCCAGGAATAAGCTGATCAATGGCAAATATATCAGTTGGAACATTCGCTTGAATAACATGAAGCAAAAATAAGATAACTAACGGGAAGCCTATACCAAATGCTAAATTTAAAGGATCTCTCAAAATCTCTTTACGATTACGTGCAGCAAAGGCTAGTGACTTCATCTGGTGACCTCCTCATTGGTAGCTAATGAAATAAAGGCATCCTCAAGTGATTTGGTGTTGGTACTTTCCATCAATTCAGCTGCTGTGCCAACTGCCTTTAATTTTCCTTTCGCCATCGTCACTATTCTATCCGAAAGGGCTGCTGCTTCCTCCATATAATGTGTCGTGAGAATGATGGTCATGCTCCCCTTTAATTTCTCAATAGCACTCCATAGCTCACGCCTTGCGATGACATCGAGACCGAGAGTAGGTTCATCAAGGAAAAGGATTTGGGGGTCTGTAATGAGTGCCATTGCAATACTAAGTCTTCTTTGCATTCCTCCGGATAAGGTTTTAGCCTTCTTTTTTGATACCTCAGTCAAACGAAACGTACGAAGCATTTCCTCCACTTTGATATCCACCGTTTTCTTGTGGAACCCGTATATTTGAGCGATTAATTCAAGATTCTCTTTTACGGATAAATTAGGAGCTACTTCCGTTTCCTGTGGTGAAACATTAATCTGTTCTTTTACTGCGTAGGGATTAGAAACAATACTGTTACCAAGGATCGTTGCATCGCCGGTAGTAGGGATACTAAGACAGGTCAACATCTTGATCGTTGTCGTTTTACCTGCACCATTCACTCCAAGTAAAGTAAAAAGCTCGCCTTGTTCAATTGAAAGATTAAGAGAATCGACTGCAATCTTTTCTTCGAATTTCTTTGTTAGATTCTTTGTTTGAATAGCAATCATTCCTCATCCTCCTGACCTTCTTGTGCCTTATATATCTCGTCAGCAAACTGCAGGAAGTCCTCATTTCTTACAATGGCAATTCCTTGAGCTTCATCGCCCAACATCAACAAGCTGTCTCCAGGACAGATGTTGAATATCTCCCTCGCTTTTTTAGGAATGACAATTTGCCCTCGTTCGCCAACCTTTACAAGTCCAAATATGTGTTTTCCTTTTGGTTTCACCCCTGCCACTTCTGTACCATCCAAATTATTCACGAGATCATCCAAAGCAACGCCATATAATTCAGCCAAAGCCTTACAATTGTTGATATCCGGCACAGTTTCTCCCGATTCCCATTTCGCAACAGCTTGCCTTGAAACACCAATTTTCTCAGCCACTTCTTCTTGTGTAAACCTGTGTATTTTTCGCATTTTTTTCAAATTCATATTGATCATGTTTTTCACACCCTTCAATACCATTATATAAGACTTATTCCAATCATCTACCAACTGAACATGACATCAGAAGTTATCTTCAAATTACATTTGGTTAAATGCCTAAGTTTAATTAAAAAGTCCCCTCGAACTTAGTGGAGGGGACTTTTTGTGAATTCAGCTTAAAGCGATTTGATATCTTCAGCTAAAATCTTTCTTATATCGAACGGCTAGATAGATTCCTGAAGCGAGAGTTGCAAGAGCATATTTAAATAAAAAGAAGATTTGCCACATATATTCTTTTGGGAAAATCACATCGCACAAAATGACTCCGAATAACATACAGAGACAGCCTTTTAAAGAGATTTGGTTTGTTCTCTCATCAGCCTTCCCCATTTGCTTAAGAAATACGACTGTCAGAATCAATCCGACTAAAAGCAATACAAATCCGATACCAAGAAGCAGATTCCAATTACCAGCTGAGGCTTCCACCCAGGTTTTTAAAGGATAAAAGATACTATTTGTGAGATCTCCCTTATTTTTCATTCTTCTCATTTCCTTTCACATAAGTAAAAATATCGTTAACATCCACTTTGAAGAAATTCGCAATACGAAAGGCTAACAATAAGGTAGGAACATAATTTCCTTTTTCCATTACGAAAATGGTTTGTTTAGAAACACCGACTTTCTCAGCAAGCTCTTGCTGAGACATTCTGGCTAGCACTCGGTATTCATAGACCTTATTAGATATTGAATCACCAAAATCTCCCTTCATTTCCATCACCTCTTAAAAAATCATAAACTAATCGTTTATAAAAGTAAAGTAAACTTATATAAAATAATAATATACTTTTCAAAAAGGGATTTCTTTAAGGATAATTTCTTGATCTTTAGACAAACACATTTGTGTTACAATCGGGTTCAGTAGAAGGAATAGGCCTTTTTTTGATTGGGCGGTTCACTATCCTGAACATTTAACAGCAGTCAAAGATGATACAGAAAAGAAAATGGTTTTTCTAGAACAAACCGTTGAATTTAAAGGAATTATCCGTATTGATGAGAATAATGAACTGCAAATGAAGCCGACTTGGGATTGTGTCATTATTATTAATGCAAAAAACATGTCCGACACAGTTTGTGATGCAGAAGATGTTGTAGGTTTGCCGTAGAAATTAAAAAAAGTCTCGTTTGAGGGAAATCACTCAAATGAGACTTTTTTATTTAGTTAGTATTTAATAACCATTTACAAAGTAAGCAATGGTTTCTACTTCATCTTCTTTCAGTTCTCTGTTCAAATGTGCTTGATATTCACTCACGATTCTCTGCCGATCTCCACCATAAAGATCAGTGTATTTCGCAATCATCCGAAGCTTGTCCGCTTCCTGACGAAACTCCTCTTTTGTCCACGGTCTTTGGTGTGAAGGAATATACGTATCGGCATCAAAAGCTTCTAACTCATCTAAAAGACGCATTATTTCTTTCAACGTATAATGTACTTTTTCGGCATACATTTTCGGATAAATGCAATCCCCAAGGAATAGAATTTTCTCTTCTTTCACATACACGATCACTGAATCCGCGGCATGATCGCCTCCAACATGTTGCACAACACAAGTGACCCCGCCAAGATCAATTTCCATCCGATGGTCAAACGTGACATCCGGTAAAACTACTTTAATATCTCGATGATCCTGATATTCTTCCTTAATGGCCTTCGCACAGAACTCAATCTCAGTTCCTTCCCTCACCCGCTCATCAATCGCCTCATCTGACCAAGAAAACGGAAGAATCTTCTCCATTTCCATTCTGGTTTTTGCTGAAGCAATTGAAACCGTATCAGGCAGCGCAGGCAGACCAAAAATATGATCCCAATGCCAATGCGTGAGGACAACCATATCGGGCTTGGCGTTCTCGTGCTTTAAAGTTTTTTGAATGAAATAGTTCGCATGATCTTTTGAGTTACCAGCATCGATCATTAATGTTTTGTTATTGCCTACAACCATGCCTAGGATGGGACGGTCGGTTCGTGATACGGGTGAGATGTAGGAGGAGGTTTGGCCTATTTTTTTGATTGTGTGCATGGTGTGCCTGCTTTCTAATATTTTTAAGTTTTATCCCCGTTGAATTGTTATGCGCTACTTAATCAAATATTATTTCTTTAACAAATGTTTGGCTAACTTTCGATCTTCTTTATCATCCGTCTTAATGGAAATATGTTCAATCAATTCCCTTGTGGCCGCTTGCTGCGAATACGAAGGAGACCATTCTTTTAATACACTTAAAGCATGATACTGTAAATTTCCATCATCTGATCTAAGTGCAGCTTGAATCAATGACAATCCTACACCTTCGTGTTCATATAAATCTTGCACAATATATTGTAGACAAGCCACTTCATCATCGGAGAGGTTTAATAACGATAAATGTGTTTCTGCAAATGTGCAAAGCTCTCTAATATGCTGGTGATGATTTGTGTCCATCACAGCAAAGTAAATTTCACTATTTGCCGGATCTTTCTCAAGTAAAGCAAATAGATGCTCAATCACATCTAAACGATAAAAGAGAGCGATTTTAAGTGCTTGAGAGCTAAAACACTGTTGTAACGTATCGATTGCAAGCTTTGGCCATCTATTGTCATTGATAAACGGTTGAACCGCTTTCTGGATAGCCTTATAATCGTCCTGTGTCCATGAGTCATTCAATCGGTCTTCCCAAATCTCTTGATCATCATTTAAAAACTCATTTATTTTCAATATTGGATAAAAGTCCTCAATTGCTTGGCAGTGCTTATGAGCATGGTGAATAAAACGGCAAAGAACTGAGCTTGCATTTGGATACTCTTCAATACCGTAGATAGAAACCTCATCTTCTAGTAGTGCTTGAATGATGAGACTCGCTCCATTATATAATTCTTTGGAAATTTCATCTTCGGATAAAGCTGTTTCCAGATCACCTTTAAGAACGCAAGTATAGGCTAAGTATTCATTCATTATTGTATTTTCGCAGCCCTTTGTTAGTAACCAACGTTTTATTTCTGGCGTCGAGGCTTCCAATTGCTCAACAGCCGAAATTTTCCCCCATCCATTAACGGACTTTGCAAGACGCCAAACTTGTTCGTTTCCTTGAAATGTGCCATTCTTCAATGCAAACACGACATAAGAAGTAAATTCTTCGTGCATACCTATTGTGAATAAGAGCTCTTTGTATTTTTCGCAGTTCGTACATCCCAGTATCATAACTGCAAATTTGACTACCTCCCGATGTTCTGCATGTTCAAGAAGCCATAA
Encoded proteins:
- a CDS encoding GntR family transcriptional regulator, producing the protein MLKYQQIASDIEKYIVIHELQQGDKLPVLETLMSQFAVSKSTIIKSLDLLERKGIIYQVRGSGIFVRRHRRKGYISLLSNQGFKKDLEEFQLTSEVLMLDTIKPPEEAALNLNIEQDEDVFYLKRIRYINGQTLCLEESYYRKTIIPYLNTEIAADSVFKFISEGLGLKVGFSDMYLQVGKLNETEAKHLGLKQDDPALRVETVFHLTNGQPFDFSKITYNYMQSQFFIQANNYYG
- a CDS encoding Ig-like domain-containing protein, with the protein product MKIVLKIVASILCMMMLTFNIQENVSAAEGGTKTTIDRYQYGDNYLTGKTAPNAIVAFVDWGVPSNWKSKYMHYAKADSNGNFKLFSWNISSGQTVELDTYDQNGTKLSSNKVYVFKESFTSLDPIYDTSQELTGKTVKNTKVEVMKDGKVIASGIFNDAIHLKLPVLNAGTFLTVKMTTGSNIDVYKKIVNPKKISLIPTTKWSKSVKGQTGIPYAKIVFKNQKSSEVIQTITADGDGNFELSVDKNTIKALDQSEFQVMEPSYDNALHETTFRLRSTAPTIDPFTQLSTSVGGTATPKSMINILDGEGRVIGEGQADSNGVYDVPVSKLIGGDLITVKSFIADNPNETDQSQEDVQKVFVEEIDDSSDTINGISTFGDQAVVEVQTDSTNNTIRAMSKLSSSITKKKYGPFAITPGKNFKLKTGKLTEGSKVTITLQSGKRKVALPAVTVKKVVTSPLLSSQVKVTNNKGKNDTVMIKGIKKQSVIKIFKQASGVKTIAQQTASSSNMTISLKQLGQTNGTLYISMKEPGLKESNRVSIRYQGEKSNVLKANQVKINNLKNKKDVITVSKIKKKDVIKVYSTNGKLLATSKPANSSSIKLYVKQVGAKSGKVYVTRSGDKMLESGKQAISFKGEPSTSLKSNQIKIVNNKKKKDVVTISQLAKQDVVKIYHSSGKLIGKSTASKGKVVKVTFKQLGAKGGKLYFTVTGKGMSESNKTVKKFQAEK
- a CDS encoding PhzF family phenazine biosynthesis protein; translated protein: MRDIRVYHVDAFTTEKFGGNAAGVVLDGDLLTEDEMQNIAKEFNLPESVFLLPAHDKEADYRVKYFTPTEEVNFCGHATVGLTWLLATELGLAKENTGVVLETKIGNVPVVWHEENDKVVDVEMTQVTPKTRDFVIDLEELSDMLGVSSDRIDPSYPIKLANTGNWHLLVPMKHQQDIDQATPNLAALGKMNKEQNITTTHLYTFHTTKEVDLYTRDFAPGIGIPEDPVTGAANGALAGYLYLEGIISQQETTLLHIAQGNAIGRPGILRITVIPNESKPVIKVAGAAVITIRGVLTL
- a CDS encoding LysR family transcriptional regulator, yielding MTKLITFQYKVFLTVVECGSFTKAGEKLGLTQSGVSHNIAKLESELGIVLLRRNRNGLALTDAGERVMPHIRQIIHHASLLEQEAALIQGMEVGSIKIGTFSSFSSKMLPQLIHRFTKGYPNIQVELYEGGYEEIEDWIASGTVDVGFLTQPSREFETVPLFQDELVVLMQEEHRFNTKKVIEVDSLHDESFIMPKAGCDLLIKKLLKERGVKPHVLFEIGDNNTLISMVQEGLGMTIIPTLILAPQMSHTKVIPLETSVYREINLAFKSFKAASPSAKRWIEVVKDHFK
- a CDS encoding LURP-one-related/scramblase family protein is translated as MKQLYMKQKVFSLSGRFTVKDQQENDVYVVEGSFMKVPKTFTILNTERDEIAVITKKMFSFLPKFLVEVGGQEVLTIKKEFTFFKAKYSIDAAGVEVQGNWWDMNFQVLQSGEVIGQVKKEWFTWGDSYKVDILKEEMEPVMIALVVAIDCVKADEAASRSSSSTTTN
- a CDS encoding ABC transporter permease, whose amino-acid sequence is MKSLAFAARNRKEILRDPLNLAFGIGFPLVILFLLHVIQANVPTDIFAIDQLIPGIAVFGLSFISLFSGMLIAKDRSTSFLMRLFTTPLSASDYIVGYIVPLIPIAIVQVIIGFIAALFLELPLSANVLLSILVLLPTSLLFIGIGLLVGSIFNDKQVGGICGALLTNISAWLSGTWFDLNLVGGWFKDIAYALPFAHAVDASRAAISGDYASISLHLWWVIGYMVVIVAISIFAFKKKMNGENA
- a CDS encoding ABC transporter ATP-binding protein codes for the protein MIAIQTKNLTKKFEEKIAVDSLNLSIEQGELFTLLGVNGAGKTTTIKMLTCLSIPTTGDATILGNSIVSNPYAVKEQINVSPQETEVAPNLSVKENLELIAQIYGFHKKTVDIKVEEMLRTFRLTEVSKKKAKTLSGGMQRRLSIAMALITDPQILFLDEPTLGLDVIARRELWSAIEKLKGSMTIILTTHYMEEAAALSDRIVTMAKGKLKAVGTAAELMESTNTKSLEDAFISLATNEEVTR
- a CDS encoding helix-turn-helix domain-containing protein: MINMNLKKMRKIHRFTQEEVAEKIGVSRQAVAKWESGETVPDINNCKALAELYGVALDDLVNNLDGTEVAGVKPKGKHIFGLVKVGERGQIVIPKKAREIFNICPGDSLLMLGDEAQGIAIVRNEDFLQFADEIYKAQEGQEDEE
- a CDS encoding DUF2178 domain-containing protein, with product MKNKGDLTNSIFYPLKTWVEASAGNWNLLLGIGFVLLLVGLILTVVFLKQMGKADERTNQISLKGCLCMLFGVILCDVIFPKEYMWQIFFLFKYALATLASGIYLAVRYKKDFS
- a CDS encoding helix-turn-helix transcriptional regulator, whose amino-acid sequence is MKGDFGDSISNKVYEYRVLARMSQQELAEKVGVSKQTIFVMEKGNYVPTLLLAFRIANFFKVDVNDIFTYVKGNEKNEK
- a CDS encoding MBL fold metallo-hydrolase, yielding MHTIKKIGQTSSYISPVSRTDRPILGMVVGNNKTLMIDAGNSKDHANYFIQKTLKHENAKPDMVVLTHWHWDHIFGLPALPDTVSIASAKTRMEMEKILPFSWSDEAIDERVREGTEIEFCAKAIKEEYQDHRDIKVVLPDVTFDHRMEIDLGGVTCVVQHVGGDHAADSVIVYVKEEKILFLGDCIYPKMYAEKVHYTLKEIMRLLDELEAFDADTYIPSHQRPWTKEEFRQEADKLRMIAKYTDLYGGDRQRIVSEYQAHLNRELKEDEVETIAYFVNGY